A region of Anopheles merus strain MAF chromosome 2R, AmerM5.1, whole genome shotgun sequence DNA encodes the following proteins:
- the LOC121603607 gene encoding luciferin 4-monooxygenase-like, with protein sequence MHTKEDDQFVLYGGPDPTDLDRYGSLGEVIVAELKLRPTNIGLIDPVTLEELSYSQILERSARLAIGLAKLGIKRTDNVAIFSQNSLEYCITMFGSIFVGAPLALLNPAYVEGELRHAIGLANPKLIFISPDVLQKLMHTLRGIQGPKPRVVLCGELPDARQHPELIPFASLLDNGPLDLNVYRPQPVNKAGQVALIVLSSGTTGLPKGVELTHQSIIATIAHSKESAKLLELPDQLVALAVTPLFHVVAGVGLLNMVTNNCRCVVMPRFDPHLFLSCIEKYRVNLMTLVPPLMVFLAKHPMVDNYDLSSLMTLFCGAAPLSKEIEDQVRERLGVAFIRQGYGMSETTLGVLMQDGFENKAGSVGKVRMGQWVKVIDPETGRALGPNQRGELCFKGSLIMKGYVGKEQAIDADGWLHTGDIAYYDDDHEFFIVDRIKELIKYKGFQVPPAELEAILLEHPKVSDAAVIGVPDERAGELPLAFVVKEHGEQLTEQEVKDFVASKVSEQKRLYGGVRFIEQIPKTASGKILRRELRDLVKNTKSKL encoded by the exons ATGCATACCAAAGAGGACGACCAGTTCGTGTTGTACGGTGGACCCGACCCAACTGACCTGGACCGCTATGGGTCGCTCGGAGAGGTGATAGTTGCAGAGTTGAAGCTCCGCCCGACGAATATTGGTTTG ATAGATCCGGTTACGCTGGAAGAACTGAGCTACAGCCAAATCTTAGAGCGATCTGCGCGGCTTGCCATTGGACTTGCGAAGCTAGGCATCAAGCGGACGGACAATGTGGCCATCTTCAGCCAGAACAGCCTGGAGTATTGCATCACGATGTTTGGTAGCATATTCGTCGGTGCTCCGCTGGCACTGCTCAATCCGGCCTATGTCGAAG GGGAGCTAAGGCACGCGATAGGACTGGCGAACCCAAAGCTTATCTTCATATCGCCCGATGTGCTTCAAAAGCTGATGCACACGCTCCGTGGAATACAGGGACCAAAGCCGCGCGTTGTGCTGTGTGGCGAACTTCCGGACGCTAGACAACATCCGGAGCTGATCCCGTTCGCCAGTCTGCTCGACAATGGACCGTTGGATTTAAATGTCTACCGACCGCAGCCAGTCAACAAGGCCGGACAGGTGGCACTAATCGTATTGTCGTCCGGAACCACAGGCCTACCTAAGGGAGTTGAGTTGACGCATCAGAGCATCATTGCTACGATCGCACACTCGAAGGAGTCGGCTAAGCTGCTGGAGCTACCCGatcagctggtggcgctaGCAGTGACTCCTCTGTTCCACGTCGTCGCCGGTGTCGGGCTGCTGAATATGGTTACCAACAATTGCCGGTGTGTGGTGATGCCGCGGTTCGATCCACACCTGTTTCTTAGCTGTATTGAAAAGTATCGCGTAAATCTAATGACACTCGTACCTCCGCTGATGGTCTTTCTGGCCAAACATCCCATGGTGGACAACTACGATCTCTCCTCGCTGATGACGCTGTTCTGTGGCGCGGCTCCTTTGAGCAAGGAGATCGAGGATCAGGTGCGGGAGCGACTGGGTGTAGCTTTCATTCGGCAAGGGTACGGCATGAGTGAAACCACGCTCGGTGTGTTGATGCAGGACGGATTCGAGAACAAAGCGGGCAGCGTGGGAAAGGTGCGCATGGGTCAGTGGGTGAAGGTGATTGACCCGGAGACGGGCCGTGCGCTCGGACCGAACCAGCGGGGTGAGCTGTGCTTTAAGGGCTCATTGATCATGAAAGGATATGTGGGCAAGGAGCAGGCCATCGATGCTGACGGTTGGCTGCACACGGGAGATATTGCGTACTACGATGATGATCACGAGTTTTTCATCGTGGACCGGATCAAGGAGCTGATCAAGTACAAGGGCTTCCAGGTACCGCCGGCCGAGCTGGAAGCGATACTGCTCGAACATCCGAAGGTAAGTGATGCGGCTGTTATCGGCGTACCGGACGAGCGTGCTGGCGAGCTTCCACTAGCGTTCGTTGTGAAAGAGCATGGCGAGCAGCTGACGGAGCAGGAGGTGAAGGACTTTGTCGCGAGCAAGGTGTCGGAGCAGAAGCGCTTGTACGGTGGCGTTCGGTTTATCGAGCAAATTCCAAAGACTGCGAGCGGTAAAATATTGCGCCGTGAGCTAAGGGACCTGGTTAAAAATACTAAATCAAAGTTGTAA
- the LOC121590757 gene encoding uncharacterized protein LOC121590757: protein MYIQKFSSQVINAIEMDKVRIFAPKGKPLTFAEMLLKPFHPAVWILLLGICVAVHLLCRLAPSLICNDLVLLALTGIEKRSLQTTGRFEKLLAISLIILFFQLKSAYETKLITYMIDEPTEPDPKTIDELRQRDVKVIADRRFFNPNQFYQQLSGLLRVAENKTTLLNEDALLINNIVVRIMAKDISNVDPITGKPLYAPLEEILGETMPFFYFHKKCPFQYDFSTYRRYVFEAGLQQYWRKTIITLKDRRFHTVIAKLKSISQQTVRGNTLKPIFIGIILLWVAALVVFLNEIALGQVQLIRKLRIL, encoded by the exons ATGTACATTCAAAAATTTTCCTCCCAAGTCATCAATGCCATCGAAATGGACAAGGTACGGATTTTTGCTCCCAAAGGAAAGCCGCTGACTTTCGCGGAAATGCTGCTTAAGCCCTTTCACCCTGCCGTGTGGATCCTGCTCCTAGGCATCTGCGTTGCCGTTCATCTTTTATGTCGCCTTGCACCCAGCCTCATATGTAACGATTTGGTGCTACTAGCTCTTACTGGCATAGAAAAACGAAGCCTACAAACGACGGGACGATTCGAAAAGCTACTCGCTATCTCACTGATCATACTGTTCTTTCAACTCAAAAGTGCTTACGAAACCAAGCTCATAACATATATGATCGATGAACCAACCGAACCAGACCCGAAGACGATTGATGAGCTTCGGCAAAGAGACGTAAAGGTGATTGCTGACAGAAGATTTTTTAACCCGAACCAGTTTTACCAGCAGTTATCTGGATTACTACGAGTagctgaaaataaaacaacattgcTAAATGAAGACGCCTTATTGATCAATAACATTGTCGTGCGAATAATGGCGAAGGATATTTCTAACGTCGATCCTATAACTGGAAAGCCACTTTACGCCCCGCTTGAAGAAATTTTGGGTGAAACAATGCCATTCTTCTACTTTCATAAAAAATGTCCTTTTCAATACGATTTCAGTACATATCGACGGTACGTATTTGAGGCTGGATTGCAACAATATTGGaggaaaacaataataacactCAAGGATAGGAGATTTCATACAGTCATTGCCAAATTAAAGAGTATTTCTCAGCAAACTGTGAGGGGAAATACACTCAAACCTATATTTATCGGCATCATCCTTCTGTGGGTTGCTGCGCTTGTCGTGTTTCTTaatgaa ATTGCTCTAGGTCAG GTACAGTTGATTCGCAAGTTACGTATTTTATAG
- the LOC121603609 gene encoding 4-coumarate--CoA ligase 1-like produces MSNDEKYVFYGGSLEEPIEAGCNSLGELIIKRLKENGDGVAFIDGVTDEKFTYADVLERSVRLANRFHRLGIKKDTVVAVMCENRIELPIVSFAATYLRAIPILLNPGYTATELAHVLKYSQPRAIFASPLAMVTLQPLLRTVPSIKLTVLFGDKKPHPKVTLFSELFDRNRAQYISFTPQPAKLPDQVGLMVLSSGTTGLPKAVQLTHHNIMCVLAYMRENASVIPFEQISLGLLPFFHVYGYMVLMHSLINKRVVVSLPRFEPALFLSTIQKYRVTIASLAPPLMVFLAKHPLVDKYDLSSLVFIGCGAAPLSKELELAVMKRLPHLQMILVGYGLSETSLGVTTRASDVHGSVGKVNKLSWLKVVDVKTGRTLGPHQTGEICVKGPLVMKGYLHNERETRAMIDRDGWLHTGDTGYFDEDENFYIVDRIKDLIKYKGFQVPPAEVEAVLLTHPGIKDCAVVGRPDAAAGQLPVAFVVLQPGAKLTEPEVQQYVAERLSKQKQLHGGVRFVHEIPKTASGKILRRELAALFPKAKL; encoded by the exons ATGAGCAACGACGAGAAGTATGTGTTCTACGGGGGATCGTTGGAGGAACCGATCGAGGCCGGCTGTAATTCGCTGGGCGAGCTGATCATCAAGCGTCTGAAGGAGAATGGGGATGGAGTAGCGTTC ATCGATGGCGTAACGGATGAAAAGTTTACGTACGCCGATGTGCTGGAACGCTCCGTTCGGCTGGCAAACCGGTTCCACCGGCTGGGCATCAAAAAGGacacggtggtggcggtgatgTGCGAGAATCGGATCGAACTGCCCATCGTGTCGTTTGCGGCTACGTATCTGCGAGCAATACCGATCCTGCTTAATCCGGGCTACACCGCCACCGAGCTGGCGCATGTGCTGAAGTACAGCCAGCCGCGCGCTATCTTCGCCTCCCCGCTCGCAATGGTCACCCTGCAGCCGCTCCTGCGCACGGTACCGTCTATCAAGCTGACCGTACTGTTTGGCGACAAGAAGCCGCACCCGAAGGTGACACTGTTCAGCGAGCTGTTCGATCGCAATAGGGCACAGTACATCAGCTTCACGCCGCAGCCGGCCAAGCTGCCCGATCAGGTCGGTCTGATGGTGCTGTCCTCCGGGACGACCGGTTTGCCAAAGGCGGTCCAGCTAACGCACCACAACATCatgtgcgtgctggcgtacaTGCGCGAGAATGCCAGTGTCATCCCGTTCGAGCAGATCTCGCTCGGGCTGCTGCCCTTCTTTCACGTGTACGGCTACATGGTGCTAATGCACTCGCTCATCAACAAGCGGGTGGTCGTATCGCTACCCCGCTTCGAGCCGGCCCTGTTCCTGTCGACGATACAGAAGTACCGCGTGACGATCGCCTCCCTGGCGCCGCCGCTGATGGTGTTTCTCGCAAAACACCCGCTAGTCGACAAGTACGATCTAAGCTCGCTGGTCTTCATCGGTTGCGGGGCAGCCCCGCTCAGCAAGGAGCTCGAGCTGGCCGTAATGAAGCGTCTGCCGCACCTGCAGATGATACTGGTCGGGTATGGGTTGAGCGAAACGTCGCTGGGCGTTACCACGCGTGCCTCGGACGTGCACGGCAGCGTCGGCAAGGTGAATAAGCTCAGCTGGCTGAAAGTGGTCGATGTGAAGACGGGACGCACCCTTGGTCCGCATCAAACGGGCGAGATCTGCGTGAAGGGTCCGCTCGTCATGAAGGGCTACCTGCACAATGAGCGCGAAACGCGCGCCATGATCGACCGGGACGGATGGCTGCACACCGGCGACACGGGCTACTTCGATGAGGACGAAAACTTTTACATCGTCGATCGCATCAAGGATCTGATCAAGTACAAGGGCTTCCAGGTGCCGCCGGCCGAGGTCGAGGCGGTGCTGCTAACGCATCCGGGCATCAAGGACTGCGCGGTGGTCGGTCGGCCAGATGCTGCCGCCGGTCAGCTGCCGGTTGCGTTTGTGGTGCTGCAGCCGGGCGCCAAGCTGACCGAGCCCGAGGTACAGCAGTACGTGGCGGAACGGTTGTCCAAGCAGAAGCAGCTGCACGGCGGCGTGCGATTCGTGCACGAAATTCCCAAAACGGCTAGCGGGAAGATTTTACGCCGCGAGCTGGCAGCGCTCTTCCCGAAGGCAAAGCTTTAA
- the LOC121603606 gene encoding 4-coumarate--CoA ligase 1-like, whose amino-acid sequence MEQAASERFVLYGGDLRNSIEAGCNSVGELIVKRLYRNGDEVALIDGVSGATLTYHQILARSLKLANRFHRLGIKRNSVVGICSENSVQFPIITFATLMLGGTVLPINYGYSEAELQHVLQLTKPIALFASEQPLQKIVTIRNVLPSVKLLVSLGQQRPSRGIALLEDFFDNSPPGSLHSFTPQPVPLKQEVAVMVMSSGTTGLPKAVQLTHHNVMTVMAYQAEDPRYTELPVPVRVLGLLPFYHVFGFMLSLNSCLNKVPMVVLPRFEPDLFLRTIQNHRITMASLVPPLVVFLAKSPLTQGYDLSSLHALLCGAAPLSREIEELVQSRLPNVQTVRTGYGMSETSLGVISRMNDKVGSVGKVHKTTYVKVVDLETGCALGPNQAGEICVKGPLVMKGYLHNDRATGEIIDDDGWLHTGDVGYYDEEQDFFIVDRIKDLIKYKGFQVPPAELENVLLSHRQVRDCAVIGVPDEMAGELPAAFVVLQAGESVTASEIERYVASKLSPQKQLRGGVFFVDEIPKTGSGKILRRQLRDTLLKRKAKL is encoded by the exons ATGGAACAGGCAGCATCCGAGCGGTTCGTACTGTACGGTGGTGATCTACGCAACAGCATCGAGGCTGGGTGCAATTCGGTGGGCGAGCTGATCGTAAAACGACTGTACCGCAATGGGGATGAAGTGGCACTG ATTGATGGTGTTTCGGGAGCAACGCTCACGTACCACCAGATACTGGCCCGTTCGCTCAAGCTGGCCAATCGTTTCCATCGGCTCGGCATCAAGCGTAACAGTGTCGTTGGCATCTGCAGCGAAAATAGTGTCCAGTTTCCGATCATTACGTTCGCCACGCTGATGCTGGGCGGAACGGTGCTACCGATCAACTACGGCTACAGTGAGGCGGAGCTGCAGCATGTCTTACAGCTAACCAAACCGATCGCTCTGTTCGCATCGGAGCAACCGCTGCAAAAGATCGTAACGATACGTAACGTTCTTCCCTCTGTGAAGCTGCTCGTTTCACTCGGCCAGCAACGTCCGTCGCGTGGCATTGCTCTGCTGGAAGATTTCTTCGACAACAGCCCACCGGGAAGCTTGCACAGCTTCACGCCCCAGCCCGTGCCGCTCAAGCAGGAAGTCGCCGTAATGGTTATGTCATCGGGGACGACCGGCCTACCGAAAGCGGTCCAGCTGACGCACCACAACGTGATGACGGTGATGGCGTACCAGGCGGAAGATCCGCGCTACACCGAGCTGCCCGTACCGGTGCGCGTGCTGGGCCTGCTGCCGTTCTACCACGTGTTTGGCTTTATGCTTTCGCTCAACAGCTGCCTGAACAAGGTACCGATGGTAGTGTTGCCCCGCTTCGAACCGGACTTATTTCTACGCACCATCCAGAACCATCGTATCACGATGGCGAGCCTCGTTCCGCCGCTCGTTGTCTTCCTGGCGAAAAGCCCGCTCACGCAGGGCTATGATTTGAGCTCACTGCATGCGCTGCTTTGCGGGGCCGCTCCGTTAAGCCGAGAGATAGAGGAACTCGTCCAATCGCGTCTACCGAATGTGCAAACGGTCCGTACCGGGTACGGTATGAGCGAAACGTCGCTCGGCGTAATATCGCGCATGAACGATAAGGTCGGTTCAGTAGGGAAGGTACACAAGACTACGTACGTGAAGGTGGTCGACCTGGAGACGGGCTGTGCGCTCGGTCCGAACCAGGCGGGCGAGATCTGCGTCAAGGGTCCGCTGGTGATGAAGGGCTACCTCCACAACGATCGTGCCACAGGGGAAATAATCGATGACGACGGTTGGTTGCATACCGGCGACGTTGGGTATTATGATGAGGAGCAGGATTTTTTCATCGTGGACCGAATCAAGGATCTAATCAAGTACAAGGGCTTCCAAGTGCCGCCAGCCGAGCTGGAGAATGTACTGCTTAGCCACCGGCAGGTACGGGACTGTGCCGTCATCGGTGTACCGGACGAGATGGCCGGTGAACTACCGGCTGCTTTCGTAGTGCTACAGGCTGGGGAAAGTGTCACCGCGAGCGAAATTGAACGGTACGTGGCGTCGAAACTGTCCCCCCAAAAGCAGCTACGAGGCGGTGTCTTTTTCGTGGACGAAATACCCAAAACAGGTAGTGGTAAGATTTTGCGCCGTCAGCTTAGAGACACATTGCTGAAGCGGAAAGCTAAACTATAA